One window from the genome of Pedobacter schmidteae encodes:
- a CDS encoding regulatory protein RecX, with protein MDIPEKKTIKLDRKTALAKAEHYCAYQERAQQEIRDKLYEWGLWLDDVEGIISELIETNFLNEERFTQAYVSGKFNIKHWGKVKIKQGLKLKKIPEKMIQRALNGIDGDKYLAVILDMAQKKAPLIKEKDPFKRNYKLISYLMGKGFEKDVIIDVLKTSDLA; from the coding sequence ATGGATATCCCTGAAAAAAAAACAATTAAGCTGGACAGGAAAACCGCTTTGGCAAAAGCCGAACATTATTGTGCTTACCAGGAACGTGCCCAGCAGGAGATCCGCGATAAGCTTTATGAATGGGGTTTGTGGTTGGATGATGTAGAGGGGATCATCTCTGAACTGATAGAAACAAATTTTTTAAATGAAGAGCGTTTTACCCAGGCTTATGTTTCTGGCAAGTTTAACATCAAGCACTGGGGAAAGGTTAAAATAAAACAGGGCTTGAAGTTAAAAAAGATACCTGAAAAAATGATCCAACGTGCATTGAACGGGATTGATGGAGACAAATATTTGGCCGTGATTCTGGATATGGCACAAAAAAAAGCTCCGTTAATTAAAGAAAAAGATCCCTTTAAACGGAATTATAAGCTGATTAGCTACCTGATGGGCAAAGGATTTGAAAAAGATGTAATAATTGATGTATTGAAGACCAGTGACTTAGCTTAA
- a CDS encoding RNA polymerase sigma factor: protein MLLTMVIYNALSDGELVALLKAEDELAFKEIYHRHWKMCYRLALKVINDDDLCSDALQDIFVWLWVNRLVSNISSLKAYLNAAVKYKMLNLIRQGKAKAEVYGKISMHEVPVDSLEEEQEVKELTNIILEFTAQLPAQAKEIFRLSRYEHLSNREIAERMKISEKTVKNQINICLKKLKVTLGRLSFWALFL, encoded by the coding sequence TTGTTACTCACTATGGTCATTTACAATGCACTTTCTGATGGAGAACTGGTTGCTCTGCTTAAAGCTGAAGATGAACTTGCATTTAAGGAAATATACCACAGACATTGGAAAATGTGCTACCGTCTGGCCCTGAAGGTAATTAATGACGACGACCTGTGCAGTGATGCGCTGCAGGATATATTTGTATGGTTATGGGTAAACCGCCTCGTGAGTAACATCAGTTCTTTAAAAGCATACCTGAATGCGGCGGTAAAATATAAGATGTTGAATCTGATCCGTCAGGGTAAGGCAAAGGCAGAGGTTTACGGGAAAATCTCAATGCATGAAGTGCCTGTCGATTCGCTGGAAGAGGAACAGGAGGTAAAAGAACTGACGAACATTATTCTGGAATTTACCGCTCAGTTGCCGGCGCAGGCAAAAGAGATTTTTCGCTTAAGCAGATACGAACATCTGAGCAATAGGGAGATTGCCGAAAGAATGAAAATATCGGAAAAAACGGTTAAAAACCAGATTAATATCTGTTTAAAAAAGCTGAAGGTTACACTTGGCCGCTTGTCTTTCTGGGCATTATTTTTATAA
- a CDS encoding FecR family protein yields MNREELISLSEKILSGTATELEIKQYNTWYNAIQLEEMRTVPDEKEQVLFAAIEKRISEKQKPVVQLWRRWIVAASLTAIVAASVYFYNSSKQTNRSYYANDLTPGGNSAMLKLANGNTVPLSKTQTGITINIAELTYSDGSKLTALQGTGGREELEISTPMGGQYQVVLADGTRVWLNAGSALKFPSDFSGLQQRKVELSGEAYFEVESVMMKGEKNKKMPFIVESAGQLVEVLGTHFNVNSYGQEKDSKTTLLEGSVRIKPAVGQNVGAVLKPGEQATLAAGSIRVKTVNTEEAMAWKNGFFDFNEERLESIMEKIARWYNVTVVYQDPELKEQTFTGSISRFTNASKVLDKIALSEVVHFRIEGRNITVMK; encoded by the coding sequence ATGAACAGAGAGGAACTGATCAGTTTGTCTGAAAAGATTTTAAGTGGAACAGCCACTGAGCTGGAAATCAAGCAGTATAATACATGGTATAATGCGATTCAGTTGGAGGAGATGCGAACTGTTCCGGATGAAAAGGAGCAGGTCTTGTTTGCTGCGATTGAAAAACGCATTTCGGAAAAGCAAAAACCTGTAGTTCAATTGTGGAGGCGCTGGATTGTGGCAGCCTCGCTTACCGCAATAGTGGCTGCCAGTGTTTATTTTTACAACAGTTCAAAACAAACTAACAGGTCTTATTATGCCAACGACCTGACTCCGGGGGGCAATAGTGCCATGTTGAAACTGGCAAATGGTAACACGGTACCCCTGAGCAAGACGCAAACAGGAATTACGATTAATATAGCGGAACTGACCTATAGTGATGGCAGTAAGCTGACTGCTTTGCAGGGAACTGGCGGCAGAGAGGAACTGGAAATCAGTACGCCAATGGGCGGGCAATACCAGGTGGTGCTGGCTGATGGGACCAGAGTATGGTTAAACGCTGGTTCTGCCTTAAAGTTTCCTTCAGATTTTTCTGGCCTGCAGCAAAGAAAGGTGGAGCTGAGCGGGGAAGCATATTTTGAGGTGGAAAGTGTAATGATGAAAGGAGAAAAGAATAAAAAGATGCCTTTTATTGTAGAAAGTGCCGGACAGCTAGTTGAAGTATTGGGAACGCATTTTAACGTGAATAGTTACGGTCAGGAGAAAGACAGTAAAACCACATTGCTGGAAGGTAGCGTTCGCATTAAGCCTGCTGTCGGCCAAAATGTAGGTGCTGTATTGAAGCCTGGCGAACAGGCTACACTGGCTGCAGGCAGCATCAGGGTAAAGACTGTGAATACCGAAGAGGCTATGGCCTGGAAAAACGGCTTTTTCGATTTTAACGAAGAAAGATTAGAAAGCATTATGGAAAAAATTGCCCGCTGGTACAATGTAACGGTGGTTTACCAGGATCCCGAACTAAAAGAGCAAACCTTTACGGGGAGTATTTCCCGCTTTACAAATGCTTCAAAAGTATTGGATAAAATTGCGCTGAGTGAGGTGGTGCATTTCAGAATTGAAGGCCGGAACATCACTGTAATGAAATAG